A portion of the Bifidobacterium lemurum genome contains these proteins:
- a CDS encoding LacI family DNA-binding transcriptional regulator: MRRATVYDVANKAGVSTATVSFTFRHPEKVKPSTREKVLGAAHELEYVPSASARGLARGRTGVLGLYSFDMLLERTEGIELAEDDAENAYTNAGSDIMDPDVRAYPLYVDEVQRGFELECWRRGRVLQLSTAAGHGAEESIAEIAGRVDGLALFPSEYVKGLPLERLCRQMPVVRISAGSENVPAAYVNCDNTTGMNAIVDHLIDVHHVRSVAFVGVQDSSDMRERYAAFVRRIRERGLGDMPALVDDSRAVSAEWFVKLCDALGSGQLPEAVVCSNDQSALGVVELLQDAGLKVPDDVIVTGFDGVLAGRLLHPTLTTVRQPMEAMGRLAAKLLDEQAEDPWREPCEYRLPVRFIARESCGCA; the protein is encoded by the coding sequence ATGCGTAGGGCCACGGTATACGACGTTGCGAACAAGGCGGGCGTTTCCACGGCCACGGTGTCTTTCACCTTCCGGCATCCGGAGAAGGTCAAACCCTCCACCCGAGAGAAGGTGCTGGGTGCCGCCCACGAATTGGAGTATGTTCCGTCCGCCAGCGCGCGGGGATTGGCCCGCGGGCGCACGGGCGTGCTGGGGCTGTATTCGTTCGACATGCTGCTTGAGCGCACCGAGGGCATCGAACTCGCCGAAGACGATGCCGAAAACGCCTACACGAACGCCGGATCCGACATCATGGACCCTGACGTGCGCGCGTATCCGCTGTATGTCGACGAGGTGCAGCGCGGATTCGAACTGGAATGCTGGCGGCGTGGCAGGGTGCTGCAGTTGAGCACCGCGGCCGGACATGGGGCGGAGGAATCCATCGCGGAGATCGCCGGGCGAGTGGATGGGTTGGCGTTATTCCCCAGCGAGTACGTGAAGGGGCTGCCGTTGGAGCGCCTGTGCCGGCAGATGCCCGTCGTGCGCATCAGCGCCGGTAGTGAAAACGTGCCGGCCGCGTATGTGAACTGCGATAATACGACCGGCATGAACGCCATCGTCGATCATCTCATCGATGTGCATCATGTGCGCAGCGTGGCGTTCGTCGGCGTGCAGGACTCCTCGGATATGCGTGAGCGGTACGCCGCGTTCGTGCGGCGCATCCGGGAGCGGGGGTTGGGGGATATGCCGGCGCTTGTGGACGATTCCCGCGCGGTGTCCGCGGAATGGTTCGTGAAGTTGTGCGATGCGCTCGGATCGGGGCAGTTGCCGGAGGCGGTGGTGTGTTCGAATGATCAAAGCGCCCTCGGAGTCGTGGAGCTGTTGCAGGATGCCGGCCTGAAGGTGCCCGACGATGTGATCGTCACCGGATTCGACGGCGTGCTGGCCGGCCGCCTGTTGCATCCGACGCTGACGACGGTGCGCCAGCCGATGGAGGCCATGGGACGTCTGGCCGCGAAGCTTTTGGACGAGCAGGCGGAGGACCCATGGCGGGAGCCTTGCGAATACCGGCTTCCGGTGCGGTTCATTGCGAGGGAGAGCTGCGGCTGCGCGTAA
- a CDS encoding acyltransferase family protein produces the protein MNRRRGWAGRNSSIEVLRILAMFLITSHHLLAYGVPDLLTSSLSVNKVLLETFLYSGGKIGVVIFFLISAWYLPVDGTLKSCFRRVWLLEREVLFWSLALLACSMVFNRAGVGTTLVASSVLPTATSLWWYVTAYAVFLLVFPFLAKGLRALGAREHLALCMVGFVMWTVGEGFVPFFSLGLPGGDFLSFVYIYTLLSYYRWHMQAISARAAWVMLAVGYGLLLFSAAVGGLAYERLHVAARMQVYFAAAEFKLVPLLVGFGLFSLFVRREFHSAVVNRFASTMLATYLITEYPAMRKLVWQRLIPVESFSGHWYTFIAVCAAVVAVMVAAGVLDLLRQTLFSLTIDRHRGRLFDRLWDSASDSKLVARIQRICLPADENQSPRFEEH, from the coding sequence ATGAATCGTCGTAGGGGGTGGGCTGGGCGTAATTCCAGCATTGAGGTACTGCGTATTCTTGCGATGTTTCTTATCACGTCGCATCATCTTCTCGCTTATGGCGTCCCGGATCTGCTGACCAGCTCTTTGAGTGTGAATAAGGTTCTTCTCGAAACGTTCCTGTATTCAGGTGGCAAGATCGGCGTGGTGATCTTTTTCCTGATTTCGGCGTGGTATTTGCCTGTGGACGGAACGCTAAAGTCATGTTTCCGCAGGGTTTGGCTGCTGGAACGCGAAGTGCTGTTCTGGAGTCTCGCGCTGTTGGCATGTTCTATGGTGTTCAACCGTGCCGGAGTCGGAACGACACTGGTGGCGAGTTCCGTTCTGCCCACTGCGACTAGCCTATGGTGGTACGTCACCGCATATGCGGTGTTTCTACTGGTGTTCCCGTTCCTAGCCAAAGGCCTACGCGCGTTGGGCGCGCGAGAGCATTTGGCGCTGTGCATGGTCGGTTTCGTGATGTGGACTGTGGGCGAAGGATTTGTGCCGTTCTTCTCTCTGGGATTGCCTGGCGGCGACTTTCTCAGTTTCGTGTACATCTATACGCTGTTGTCGTATTACCGGTGGCATATGCAGGCAATATCTGCCCGTGCTGCGTGGGTGATGCTTGCCGTTGGATACGGTTTGTTGCTGTTCTCCGCTGCGGTTGGAGGACTGGCGTATGAGCGTTTGCATGTGGCTGCTCGTATGCAGGTGTATTTTGCCGCTGCGGAGTTCAAACTCGTGCCGTTGCTGGTTGGATTCGGATTGTTCTCGCTGTTCGTGCGCCGTGAGTTTCATTCGGCAGTGGTGAATCGTTTCGCGTCCACGATGTTGGCGACATACCTGATTACTGAGTATCCGGCGATGCGCAAGCTGGTCTGGCAACGGCTCATTCCAGTCGAATCGTTTTCAGGTCACTGGTATACGTTCATCGCGGTGTGCGCTGCCGTGGTTGCGGTGATGGTCGCGGCCGGTGTTCTGGATTTGCTGCGTCAGACGTTGTTCTCTCTGACTATCGATCGTCACCGCGGTCGACTTTTTGATCGACTGTGGGATTCTGCATCAGACAGCAAACTGGTAGCGCGTATACAGAGGATCTGCCTACCTGCGGATGAAAACCAATCACCACGCTTCGAAGAACATTGA
- a CDS encoding IS256 family transposase, with amino-acid sequence MTTTKDGASRERTDDAAGSAAVRPDVAGRLKAARDAQRDAAVEFVRMAREQGWDLTGPDGLSRQFTKTVLETALDEEMNEHLGRARHERSRDGRSANARNGTTRKTVATASVGPVEIEVPRDRDGSFDPVIVRKRQRHLSDVDEVVLSLYAKGLTTGEISARSERIYGANVSKETVSRITDRVVDEMVEWSTRPLDPVYAAVFIDATMVKVRDGQVANRAFYVAVGVDLDGNRDVLGIWGSPSAEGARYWLSVLTELKNRGVRDVFFLICDGLKGLPEAVQVVWPLAIARTCVAHLLRNTFNYASKKDWDALRRDLKPVYTAVNERDAVRARDEMLGRWADKYPAIRGLWMNAWDRFVPFLDYGAEIRRIICTTNAIESPDARFKRSIRARGHFPNEQAALKCMYLTVRPLDPTGRGQVRWTTRWKPALNAFAVTFADRWPANTTE; translated from the coding sequence ATGACGACTACCAAGGATGGTGCCTCGAGGGAGCGGACGGATGATGCTGCCGGGTCTGCCGCTGTCAGGCCTGATGTCGCCGGGCGGTTGAAAGCGGCCAGGGACGCGCAGCGTGATGCGGCGGTCGAGTTCGTGCGCATGGCTCGTGAGCAAGGTTGGGATCTGACCGGGCCGGACGGCTTGTCGCGGCAGTTCACCAAGACGGTTCTCGAGACCGCTTTGGACGAGGAGATGAACGAGCATCTAGGTCGCGCCAGGCATGAGCGGAGCAGGGATGGTCGTTCGGCGAACGCCCGTAACGGGACGACGCGCAAGACCGTGGCCACGGCGTCGGTAGGTCCGGTCGAGATCGAGGTGCCCCGTGACCGGGATGGTTCGTTCGATCCGGTGATCGTGCGCAAACGGCAGCGTCACTTGTCTGATGTGGACGAGGTGGTGTTGTCCTTGTACGCGAAGGGGTTGACGACCGGTGAGATCAGCGCGCGTTCCGAGCGGATATACGGCGCGAACGTCTCCAAGGAGACCGTCAGCCGGATCACCGACCGAGTCGTTGATGAGATGGTCGAATGGTCGACGCGGCCTCTCGACCCGGTATATGCGGCGGTGTTCATCGACGCGACCATGGTCAAGGTGCGTGACGGCCAGGTCGCCAACCGTGCGTTTTATGTGGCCGTTGGCGTGGACCTGGACGGCAACCGGGATGTGCTGGGGATCTGGGGTTCACCGTCGGCAGAGGGCGCCAGATACTGGTTGAGCGTGCTCACCGAGTTGAAGAACCGTGGCGTCCGGGACGTGTTCTTCTTGATCTGCGACGGGTTGAAAGGCCTGCCGGAAGCGGTGCAGGTGGTGTGGCCGCTCGCGATCGCGCGAACCTGCGTCGCGCACCTGTTGCGCAACACGTTCAACTACGCGTCCAAGAAAGATTGGGATGCGTTGCGCCGTGACTTGAAGCCTGTCTACACGGCGGTCAACGAGCGGGACGCCGTGCGCGCCCGTGATGAGATGCTCGGCAGGTGGGCGGACAAGTATCCCGCGATCCGGGGCTTGTGGATGAACGCGTGGGACCGGTTCGTTCCGTTCCTTGACTATGGCGCGGAGATCCGTAGGATCATCTGCACGACCAATGCGATTGAGTCGCCCGACGCCAGGTTCAAGCGCTCGATCCGTGCTCGCGGGCATTTCCCGAACGAGCAGGCCGCGCTCAAATGCATGTACTTGACCGTCAGACCCCTGGACCCCACCGGGCGTGGCCAGGTACGATGGACGACACGGTGGAAGCCCGCGCTCAATGCCTTCGCCGTCACTTTCGCCGACCGTTGGCCGGCCAACACAACCGAATAA
- a CDS encoding glycosyltransferase family 2 protein, producing MSNPLISIVVPVYNVENYLEDCAASITQQSYTNLEIILVDDGSTDSCPTLCDLLATEDPRVQVIHQSNRGLSGARNAGLQHATGEYICFVDSDDMIHPELVQASVNALQRHHTAAVMYGYCSIDGHGEYINSSVESKFFPNQCTMSDKELINLILSRRLTNYAWKYIAKRSLYIDNKISFPEGRNFEDVAVTYRVLHAARRISLINRPLYQYRERPSSIMHQTDMTRNYRDLDCVLNEMSSAVSDMFPELSAKADVYRATWFTAIAWSYLFSNSATTAQPQFRDFIKTLFRKNAPFTIIRFLPPKELVKYLMVWIRFLI from the coding sequence ATGTCAAATCCTTTAATCAGTATAGTTGTCCCTGTCTACAACGTCGAAAACTATCTAGAAGATTGTGCGGCTAGCATCACGCAACAGTCATATACCAATCTGGAAATCATTCTAGTTGATGATGGATCCACAGACTCTTGTCCTACATTATGCGATTTGTTGGCGACAGAAGACCCGCGCGTTCAAGTAATCCACCAATCTAATCGTGGTCTTTCTGGCGCACGTAACGCCGGCCTTCAACATGCAACGGGAGAGTACATCTGTTTTGTGGACTCCGATGACATGATTCACCCAGAGCTCGTTCAAGCCTCTGTGAATGCGCTTCAACGACATCACACCGCAGCGGTCATGTACGGCTATTGCTCAATAGACGGACACGGTGAATACATAAATTCCAGTGTTGAATCTAAATTTTTCCCTAATCAATGCACAATGTCCGACAAGGAATTAATCAATTTAATCCTTAGTCGCAGGTTGACAAACTATGCTTGGAAATATATAGCCAAACGATCTCTTTATATCGACAATAAAATCTCCTTCCCCGAAGGACGAAACTTCGAAGATGTAGCTGTTACATACCGTGTCTTGCACGCGGCCAGGCGAATCAGCCTAATCAACCGTCCTCTATATCAGTATCGAGAGCGTCCATCTTCCATCATGCATCAGACGGACATGACTAGAAATTACCGTGATCTCGACTGTGTGTTGAATGAAATGTCGAGCGCAGTCAGTGACATGTTTCCCGAACTATCGGCAAAGGCCGACGTGTACCGCGCTACTTGGTTCACTGCAATCGCATGGTCGTACCTATTTTCCAATAGCGCCACAACAGCACAACCTCAGTTCCGAGATTTCATTAAGACGCTGTTCCGGAAAAATGCTCCATTTACAATCATTCGGTTTCTCCCCCCCAAAGAATTAGTCAAATATCTCATGGTGTGGATTCGGTTTCTGATTTAA
- a CDS encoding acyltransferase family protein → MNNQSVSSRQNSLGRIAWVDYGKGFAMILVFWGHTLCPDMVRDFFYAFHMPLFFFLSGYVFSVKHYNSLKAFVIKRIRTLLIPGFVFGVVTIIIVYINGMIIGEPYSFSLIQYLIGIVAEIRGGSYGVIPWFFTSLFLIDVSMYIFERFISSSIKMQILFGIVFSLVGYCYSIYIGHILPWAIETAASGLLFFIAGKAMRSIGKDIEKRLSVLPLILFCGVVTELSVLLNRYVTGEHVDIYLNEYGSYPFYILGAFAGIAFSIGLMIRLESSSSLMPLSTIMTYIGSNSLIYYSFNNVLLLVCEELLGLFIDMDSSMMGFEQTILGLFIVISACLLCVPIVTVINHFFPEILGKRGIDRGIGYGK, encoded by the coding sequence ATGAATAATCAATCTGTGTCTAGCAGGCAAAACAGTCTTGGTCGTATAGCTTGGGTGGATTATGGCAAAGGGTTCGCTATGATCCTTGTTTTTTGGGGACATACACTCTGTCCGGATATGGTGCGGGATTTTTTCTATGCATTCCACATGCCATTGTTCTTCTTTTTATCTGGATATGTATTCTCTGTAAAGCACTATAATTCACTTAAAGCATTTGTGATAAAAAGGATAAGAACACTTTTAATTCCTGGCTTTGTTTTTGGTGTTGTCACCATCATAATAGTATATATTAATGGAATGATAATTGGAGAACCATATTCATTCTCTTTGATTCAATATTTGATAGGCATTGTTGCAGAAATAAGAGGAGGGAGCTATGGTGTTATCCCATGGTTTTTTACCAGTTTATTTTTAATAGATGTAAGTATGTATATTTTCGAGCGCTTCATTTCATCATCTATCAAGATGCAAATATTATTTGGTATCGTGTTCTCCTTAGTCGGATATTGTTATTCTATATATATAGGACATATCTTGCCTTGGGCGATAGAAACGGCCGCTTCAGGATTACTGTTCTTCATTGCCGGTAAAGCAATGAGGTCGATTGGTAAAGATATTGAAAAGCGTCTCTCAGTTCTTCCACTAATTTTATTCTGTGGCGTTGTAACTGAGTTGTCTGTATTGTTGAATCGATATGTAACGGGTGAACATGTGGATATATACCTTAATGAATATGGGAGTTATCCATTTTATATCTTGGGAGCTTTTGCTGGTATTGCATTTTCAATAGGATTGATGATACGTCTTGAGTCTTCTTCAAGCCTGATGCCATTGTCGACGATAATGACGTATATAGGCTCGAATTCATTGATATATTACAGTTTTAATAATGTTCTCTTGTTGGTTTGCGAAGAGTTACTGGGATTATTTATAGATATGGATAGTTCGATGATGGGTTTCGAACAAACTATTTTGGGTCTATTTATAGTGATTAGCGCGTGTTTGCTTTGTGTACCTATTGTTACAGTTATAAATCATTTTTTCCCAGAAATTCTTGGAAAGCGAGGTATTGATAGAGGAATTGGCTATGGTAAATAG